In the genome of Pseudomonas sp. P5_109, one region contains:
- a CDS encoding ABC-F family ATPase produces MISTANITMQFGAKPLFENVSVKFNGGNRYGLIGANGCGKSTFMKILGNDLEPSGGQVMLEPNVRLGKLRQDQFAYEEFTVIDTVIMGHEELWKVKAERDRIYSLPEMSEEDGMAVAELETEFAEMDGYTAESRAGELLLGLGIPLEQHFGPMSEVAPGWKLRVLLAQALFSDPEVLLLDEPTNHLDINTIRWLETILKARNSTMIIISHDRHFLNSVCTHMADLDYGELRLFPGNYDEYMTAATQSREQLLSDNAKKKAQISELQTFVSRFSANASKAKQATSRAKQIDKIQLAEVKPSSRVSPFIRFEQTKKLHRQAVTIEQMSKGFDGKTLFKNFSFTVEAGERVAIIGPNGIGKTTLLRTLMGELTPDAGSVKWTESAELGYYAQDHAHDFEDDVSLFDWMGQWTQGEQVIRGTLGRMLFSNDEILKSVKVISGGEQGRMLFGKLILQKPNVLVMDEPTNHLDMESIEALNLALENYPGTLIFVSHDREFVSSLATRIIELSPNGVTDFSGTYDDYLRSQGVVF; encoded by the coding sequence TTGATTTCTACAGCTAACATCACGATGCAGTTCGGCGCCAAGCCGCTCTTCGAAAACGTTTCGGTCAAGTTCAACGGTGGCAACCGTTACGGCCTGATCGGCGCCAACGGTTGCGGCAAGTCGACCTTCATGAAGATTCTCGGCAACGACCTCGAGCCGTCCGGCGGTCAGGTCATGCTGGAGCCGAACGTGCGCCTGGGTAAATTGCGCCAGGACCAGTTCGCCTACGAAGAATTCACCGTGATCGACACCGTGATCATGGGTCACGAAGAACTGTGGAAGGTCAAGGCCGAGCGCGACCGCATCTATTCGCTGCCGGAAATGAGCGAAGAAGACGGCATGGCCGTGGCCGAGCTGGAAACCGAATTCGCCGAAATGGACGGCTACACCGCCGAATCCCGCGCCGGTGAACTGCTGCTGGGCCTGGGTATTCCCCTGGAGCAGCATTTCGGTCCGATGTCCGAAGTGGCTCCGGGCTGGAAACTGCGGGTGTTGCTGGCTCAGGCGCTGTTCTCCGATCCGGAAGTGCTGTTGCTCGACGAACCGACCAACCACCTGGACATCAACACCATCCGCTGGCTGGAAACGATCCTCAAGGCGCGTAACAGCACCATGATCATCATTTCCCACGACCGTCACTTCCTCAACAGCGTCTGCACTCACATGGCTGACCTGGACTACGGCGAGTTGCGTCTGTTCCCGGGCAACTACGACGAGTACATGACCGCGGCGACTCAGTCCCGTGAGCAATTGCTGTCGGACAACGCCAAGAAGAAAGCCCAGATCTCGGAACTGCAAACGTTCGTCAGCCGCTTCTCGGCCAACGCCTCGAAAGCCAAGCAGGCCACTTCCCGTGCCAAGCAGATCGACAAGATCCAGCTGGCCGAGGTCAAGCCATCGAGCCGCGTGAGCCCGTTCATCCGTTTCGAACAGACCAAGAAGTTGCACCGCCAGGCCGTGACCATCGAGCAGATGTCCAAGGGCTTCGACGGCAAGACCCTGTTCAAGAACTTCAGCTTCACCGTCGAAGCCGGCGAGCGCGTAGCGATCATCGGCCCGAACGGTATCGGCAAGACCACCCTGCTGCGCACCTTGATGGGTGAGCTGACCCCGGACGCCGGTTCCGTGAAATGGACCGAAAGCGCGGAGCTGGGCTACTACGCCCAGGACCACGCCCATGACTTCGAAGACGACGTCAGCCTGTTCGATTGGATGGGCCAGTGGACTCAGGGCGAGCAGGTCATTCGCGGCACCCTGGGCCGCATGCTGTTCTCCAACGACGAGATCCTCAAGTCGGTCAAGGTCATCTCCGGTGGTGAGCAAGGCCGCATGCTGTTCGGCAAGCTGATCCTGCAAAAGCCGAACGTACTGGTGATGGACGAACCGACCAACCACCTGGACATGGAATCGATCGAAGCGCTGAACCTGGCGCTGGAAAACTATCCGGGCACGCTGATCTTCGTCAGCCACGACCGTGAGTTCGTATCGTCCCTGGCCACCCGCATCATCGAGTTGAGCCCGAACGGCGTGACCGACTTCAGTGGCACCTACGACGACTACCTGCGTAGCCAGGGTGTGGTGTTCTAA
- a CDS encoding MFS transporter, producing the protein MSAPQAAPQSSMAITLQIVSIVFYTFIAFLCIGLPIAVLPGYVHEQLGFSAVVAGLTIGSQYLATLLSRPMAGRMSDSVGTKRAIIYGLSGIVLSGVLTLLSTLLQDIPLLSLLILIAGRLLLGIAQGLIGVGTISWCMGQVGAEHTARSISWNGIASYGAIAIGAPLGVVMVQQLGFASLGIVLSLLALAALMLIRNKPSVPVVRGERLPFWAVFGRIAPFGASLSLASIGYGTLTTFITLYYVNRGWTGAAYCLTVFGVCFILSRLLFISAISRFGGFTSAIACMCIETVGLVLLWLAPSTGYALIGAGLTGFGLSLVYPALGVEAIKQVPNSSRGAGLSAYAVFFDLALAIAGPLMGAVALNLGYGWIFFCAALLSVTGLGLTLLLKRRAMV; encoded by the coding sequence ATGTCTGCGCCGCAAGCTGCCCCGCAAAGCTCCATGGCGATCACCTTGCAGATCGTCTCTATCGTTTTCTACACCTTCATTGCCTTCCTCTGCATCGGTTTGCCGATTGCGGTATTGCCGGGTTATGTCCACGAACAGCTCGGGTTCAGCGCCGTCGTGGCCGGGCTGACCATCGGCTCGCAATACCTCGCTACCCTGCTCAGCCGGCCCATGGCCGGGCGGATGTCGGACAGCGTCGGCACCAAGCGCGCAATCATCTATGGCCTGTCGGGGATTGTGCTCAGTGGCGTGCTGACCTTGCTCTCGACCCTGTTGCAAGACATTCCCTTGCTCAGCCTGCTGATTTTGATCGCAGGGCGCTTGCTGCTGGGGATTGCCCAAGGCTTGATCGGCGTCGGCACCATCAGTTGGTGCATGGGCCAGGTTGGCGCCGAGCACACTGCGCGCTCGATATCCTGGAACGGCATCGCCTCTTATGGGGCGATTGCCATTGGTGCGCCGCTGGGCGTGGTGATGGTGCAACAACTCGGCTTCGCCAGCCTGGGCATCGTCCTGTCGCTGCTGGCCCTGGCCGCACTGATGCTGATTCGCAACAAGCCCTCGGTACCCGTGGTACGCGGTGAGCGCCTGCCGTTCTGGGCGGTATTCGGGCGCATTGCGCCGTTTGGCGCGAGCCTGAGCCTGGCATCCATTGGCTACGGCACGCTGACGACCTTTATCACCCTGTATTACGTCAATCGCGGCTGGACCGGCGCGGCCTACTGCCTGACCGTGTTTGGCGTGTGTTTCATTCTATCGCGGCTACTGTTCATTTCCGCCATCAGCCGTTTCGGCGGGTTCACCTCGGCCATTGCCTGCATGTGCATCGAGACGGTTGGCCTGGTGTTGCTGTGGCTGGCTCCTTCGACCGGGTATGCGCTCATTGGCGCCGGCCTGACCGGGTTCGGTCTGTCCCTGGTGTACCCGGCGCTGGGTGTCGAAGCCATTAAACAGGTGCCTAACTCCAGCCGGGGCGCGGGCTTGAGTGCTTATGCGGTGTTTTTCGACCTGGCGCTGGCAATCGCCGGCCCGTTGATGGGTGCAGTGGCGTTGAACCTGGGTTACGGGTGGATTTTCTTCTGTGCGGCGTTGTTGTCGGTGACAGGTTTGGGCCTGACGTTGCTGCTCAAGCGCCGCGCAATGGTGTAG
- a CDS encoding alpha/beta hydrolase family protein, whose translation MVRLCATLLICLLSSLNTVHAAPAPHPHWSVGFHEMTFLDPLDLQPMRAIAFYPSSDWEHTSKLEGYTVEAGEDTKVAIGRFPMLMLSHGNTGTPLALHDLATSLARKGFVVVAVIHPGDNSRDHSRLGTLSNLYGRPIQISEAITATLGDRMLSPFVNANQVGVIGYSAGGETALILSGATPDLDRLRRYCQERPDDRDACNTQGELIVDRDDLQPVADPRVHALMLMAPLSLKFGRHTLADVHVPVLLYSGDGDKLVAVDKNAAALARKLPTAPDFKLLAGAGHFVFMAPCNDEQIAIMPALCTDADGVDRQDIHRNLISEAGSFFSRTLGRATRAGMQTADQ comes from the coding sequence CTTTGTGCAACTTTACTGATTTGCCTGCTCAGCAGCCTGAATACAGTGCACGCCGCGCCTGCGCCGCATCCTCACTGGAGCGTCGGCTTCCATGAGATGACCTTTCTCGATCCGCTGGACCTGCAGCCGATGCGCGCCATCGCCTTCTATCCTTCCAGTGACTGGGAGCACACCAGCAAACTCGAGGGTTACACCGTCGAAGCCGGGGAGGACACCAAGGTCGCCATTGGCCGCTTCCCCATGCTGATGCTGTCCCACGGGAACACCGGCACGCCACTGGCGTTGCACGACCTCGCCACCTCTCTGGCACGCAAGGGCTTTGTCGTGGTGGCAGTGATCCACCCGGGTGACAACTCCAGGGACCACAGCCGCCTCGGTACTTTGAGTAACCTGTATGGTCGACCGATCCAGATTTCCGAAGCCATAACCGCGACTTTGGGCGACCGCATGCTGTCGCCTTTCGTCAATGCCAATCAGGTGGGGGTCATTGGCTATTCGGCCGGTGGCGAGACCGCATTGATTCTGTCCGGCGCGACACCGGACCTGGATCGCCTGCGCCGTTATTGCCAGGAGCGTCCGGATGACCGCGATGCCTGCAACACCCAGGGCGAACTGATTGTCGACCGCGACGACCTGCAACCGGTGGCCGATCCGCGTGTCCATGCCTTGATGCTGATGGCGCCGCTGAGCCTGAAGTTCGGCCGTCACACCTTGGCCGATGTGCATGTGCCGGTGCTGCTTTACAGCGGCGATGGCGACAAACTGGTGGCGGTCGACAAGAACGCCGCAGCCCTGGCGCGCAAACTGCCGACAGCGCCGGACTTCAAGTTACTGGCCGGGGCAGGGCACTTCGTATTCATGGCGCCGTGCAATGACGAGCAGATTGCGATCATGCCCGCGTTGTGTACCGATGCCGATGGTGTCGACCGGCAAGACATTCACCGCAATTTGATCTCTGAAGCCGGAAGTTTCTTTTCGCGTACTTTGGGCAGGGCGACCCGCGCCGGGATGCAGACCGCCGATCAGTAA